Part of the Mycolicibacterium thermoresistibile genome, GCACCGGGTGCTGCCGTCGCCGGTCCCGCCCGGCTTCGGCTACCCGCCCCGCCCGCCGCGGCACGAGGTGTGGCGCGCCGACGTCACCGTGCACCCGATCCGGGTGCCGATGGCACACCTGCTGTCGACGGTGTTCTCCTTCCGCGGCATCACCCCGACCGGTGACGCGTACGAGCCGCGCAACACCGACGCACCCGACGACCTGCGTCTGGCGCTGCTGAACGCACCGGCCGGATCCACGGTCAGTGGCGGGGTCTGGTGGGACTGCTACCGCGACCTGGTCAGCAATGTGGTGCTGATCGACCGGACGACGGGATTCCATCTGGCGCAATGGAATCTGTGACGGGAGAGCCGTGACGGTCCAGCCGGCCGGTGCGGCCGACGCCGCCGAACTCGCCGAGGTGGCCCGGCGCACCTTCCCGCTGGCGTGTCCGCCCGCGGTGAGCCCACAGAACATCGAGGCGTTCATCACCGAGAACCTCTCCGAGCAGCGGTTCGCCGAATACCTGGACGACCCGGACCGGGTGGTGCTGGCCGCCCGCGACGATGCGGGCGCCGTCATCGGCTACGCCATGTTGATCCGTGGCCGGCCCGACGACCCGCAGGCGCGGCGCGCGGTGCCGGAGCAGCCGGCGGTGGAGCTGTCCAAGCTGTACGTGCTGCCCGAACACCACGGCCGCGGCGCGGCCGGCGCGTTGATGACGACGGCGCTGGCCTGGGCCGCCGAACTGGGCGCCACCTGCCTGTGGCTGGGCGTCAACCAGCACAACCACCGCGCCCGGCGCTTCTACACCAGACACGGGTTCACCGTCGCCGGCACCCGCACGTTCCGGCTCGGCGACCAGGTCGAGAACGACTACGTGATGATCCGCCCGTTGTGACCGGCGGCGGTCAGCGCCAACAGCCGCGACATCGCCCGCAGATATTTCTTGCGGAATCCGCCGGCGAGCATCTCGTCGCTGAAGATGGTGTCCAGCTTGGCCCCTGACGCCACCACCGGAATGCCGGCGTCGTAGAGCCGGTCGGTCAGCGACACCAGCCGCAGCGCCACATTCTGATCGTCGAGCGGCCGCACCCCGGTGAGGAACACCGCCCGCACCCCTTCGATCAACGTGAGATAGCGCGACGGATGCATGCTCGCCAGATGCGCGCACAGCTCGTCGAAGTCGTCGAGCGTCGCGCCGGGCACCTCGGCCGCCCGCGCGGCCACCTCCGCATCGCTGAGCGGCTCCGGCGCCGGCGGCAGACCACGGTGCCGGTAGTCCGGGCCCTCGATCCGAATGGTGGTGAAAATACTTGCCAGCGTGTTGATCTCACGCAGGAAGTCCTGCGCGGCGAAGCGGCCCTCCCCCAGCTGCTCGGGCAGCGTGTTCGACGTCGCCGCGATCGACACACCCCGCTCCACCAGCGCCGACAACAGCCTCGAGATCAACGTGGTGTTCCCGGGATCGTCGAGTTCGAACTCGTCGATGCACACCAGCACGTAGTCGGCCAGCAGATCGATGCACTCGGTGAACCCGAACACCCCGGCCAGCTGCGTCAGCTCACCGAACGTCGCGAAGGCCTTCGGCGCGGGCACCGTGTAGTACATCGACGCCAGCAGGTGGGTCTTGCCGACCCCGAACCCGCCGTCGAGGTACAGCCCCACCCCAGGCAGCACCGTGCGCTTGCCGAACAGCCGCTTCTTGCCGGCCCGCCGGGTGACGGCCTGCTCGCAGAACTCCCGGCACGCCCGCACCGCGGCGGCCTGCGACGGCTCGGCCGGATCGGGCCGGTAGGAGTCGAAGCTGACGTCGGCGAAGGTGGGCGGTGGCACCAGCTGAGCGATCAGCCGTTCCGGCGTGACACTGGGGTGGCGATCCACCAGCTGCGAAACACCACTCGACCCGGGCATAGCTCGCAGCGTAGCGACGTGCTCCAATTCACTTCATGCCCGATACCGCTGCTGCGACAGAGCTCACAGCGTTGGGGCCGGTCGGCGCCGCCCTCAGCGTCGCCGACGCGGACCGGCTGACCGCGTTCTACAGCTACCCCGAGAGCTACCCCGACACCGCTCCCGGCGACCCACGCGGCTGCTGGGTGCGGGCCAACATGATCACCAGCCTCGACGGCACCGCCACCGCCGACGGCCGCTCCGGCGGGCTGGGCGGGGCCGGCGACCGGGCGCTGTTCGCGCTGCTGCGGGCCGCCGCCGACGTCATCCTGGTCGGCGCGGCCACCGTGCGCACCGAGAACTACTCCGGCGCGCAGCCCACCGCGGCGCAGCGGCAGGCCCGCACCAGCCGCGGGCAGGCCGAGGTGCCGCCGATCGCCGTCGTCACCCGCTCCGGCGACCTCGACCCCGGGTCCCGGCTGTTCACCCGCACCACGGTTCCCCCACTGATCTTCACCGCCGCGTCCGGCGCCGCCACCGTGCGGCGGCGGCTCGGCTCGGCCGCCGAGGTGCTCGACGCCTCCGGCGCGAATCCGGACAGCGTCGATCCCGCCGTCGTGCTGCGCATCCTGTCCGAGCGGGGTCTGTGGCGGGTGCTCGCCGAGGGCGGGCCGACACTGCTGAGCCAGATGCTCGCCGCCGGACTGCTCGACGAACTGTGCCTGACCGTGGCCCCGGTCCTGGTGGGCGGGACGGGGCCGCGCATCGTCGACGGCCCCCACCGGGTCCACCAGCGGATGCGGCGCACCCATGTGCTCGCCGACGACGACGGCTATCTGTACACCCGCTACGTCAAGGGGGACTGACCGGACGGTCGCTACTGTGGTGACCATGCGTCGGCCCCGTCAGCTCACGCGGATACTCGGTGTGTCCGCGGTCGCCCTCTCGACCGTGGTCGCCGGATGCGCCCCCGGTCTGGCCGCCAACCCGCGCTACGCCACCGACTCCGGCGCCGCGCCGCAGGGCGAACCGCCACCGCCGCAGAACGAATCGGGTCCGCCGCCGATCGAGGCCCCGAAGAACGACCTGTCTTGGCGGGAGTGCACCACCCGGGTGTTCGGCGATGCCGCCGTCCCACCCGTGCCCGGGGTGCGGCTGGAGTGCGCCACCTACGACGCCGACCTGGACCCGATCAAGGGGGCGACCGGGATGGTGACCATCGGCGCGGTCAAGGCCAGCACCGATCAGACCCCACCCGACGCCGGCCCGCTGGTGCTGACCACCGGATCGGATCTGCCGTCGTCGACACAGCTGCCGGTGTGGTTGGCCCGCTCCGGCACCGACGTGCTCGACAAACACCCCATCGTGGCCGTCGACCGGCGCGGCATGGGCATGTCCGGCGCCCTGGACTGCCGCGACGTGTTCGACCGCCAGGAGATGATCGACCAGGCCCAGTTCCAGGCCGGTGACGACACGGTCGCCAACCTCAACGCGGTCACCGTCCGCGCCACCACCGACTGCACCGACATCATCGCGCCGGGCGACTCGGCCTACGACAACGCCCGCGCCGCCGAGGATCTCGAACGGCTGCGCAGCACCTGGGACGTGCCCGGGCTGGCGCTGCTGGGGGTCGGCAACGGTGCACAGGTGGCGCTGGCCTACGCCGGCTCACATCCGAACAAGGTGGCCCGGCTGGTGCTGGACTCACCGCTGCCGCTGGCGATCGGCGCCGAGGCCGCCGCCCAGCAGCGCATCGCCGGCCAGCAGGCGGCGCTGGACGCGTTCGCCGCCCAGTGTGTGGCCACCGACTGCCCGCTGGGACCGGACCCCAAGGCCGTCGTCGACTCCCTGCTCAACGACGCCCGGGCCGGCCGCGGGCCCGGCGGCGCGTCGGTGGCCGCGCTCACCACCGCCATCACCACCGCGCTGGCCTATCCGCGCGGTGACCGCATCGCCGCCGCCAACAACCTGGCCTCCGCACTGGCGGCGGCCCGCGACGGCGACAGCGGCCCGATCACCGACCTGATCCGGGAGGCCGAGGCGCTGCGCGACACCGACGGGCAGTTCGTCAACCGGTGCAGCGATGCGCTCAACCGGCCCACCCCCAACCGGGTGCGCGAACTGGTGGTGGCGTGGGGCCGGGAGTATCCGCAGTTCGGCGCGGTCGGCGCGCTCGATCTGGTGGAATGCCTGCCCTGGCCGAGCGGGGAGGCCCCGGCCGACCCGCAGGGCCTGGAGATCCCGATGCTGCTGCTCGGCGGGCAGAACGATCCGATCGTCGGCGGCGACGGGGTGGCCGCCGTCGCCGCCACCGCGATCAACGCCGGCACCAACAGCCGGCGGGTGATCTGGCAGGGCATCGGCCACGGCGCGAGCATCTACTCCCCGTGCGCATTACGTCCGGTGGTCGACTACCTGGAATCCGGACAGCTGCCGGCGACCGACACCTACTGTCCGGCCTGACGAAAGATCTGCGGCCGCACGGTGTACGGTGCGCTCGTGGCGATGACAGATGCATTGCGCGCAGGGTTGCTCAACGCGTTCCGGCCGCGAACTTCCCCCCCGAGCGCGGCCACCGTGCTGCGGTCGGTGCTGTGGCCGATCGCGATCATGGCGGTCATCCACCGCAGCTGGGTGCTGAGCACCAACCGGTCGATCACCGACGACTTCACCCCGGTGTACAACGCCGCGGTCGCGTTCCTTCGCGGGCAGCCGGTGTACACCGCCAACTTCAACCACGTCGACCCGCACTTCCTGTATCCGCCCGGCGGCACCCTGCTGATGGCGCCGTTCGGTTACCTCACCCCCGACGTGTCGCGCGGCTGGTTCATCTTCTTCAACACCGTCGCCATCGTGCTGGCCGCCTATTTCCTGCTGCGGCTGTTCAACTTCACCCTCGCCTCGGTGGCCGCACCCGCGCTGCTGCTGGCGATGTTCTGCACCGAGACGGTCACCAACACGCTGGTGTTCACCAACATCAACGGCATCCTGCTGCTGTTGGAGGTGCTGTTCCTGCGCTGGCTGCTCGACGGGGAGAAACGCCACGAGTGGCTGGCCGGGGTGTCCATCGGGTTGACCCTGGTGGTCAAACCGCTGCTGGCGCCGCTACTGCTGTTGCCGGTGCTCAACCGGCAGTGGCGGGCCCTGGTGACCGCGTTCGCGGTGCCGCTGGCGTTCAACGCCGCCGCCTGGCCGCTGGTCGCCGACCCGATGAACTTCGTCACCCGCACGGTGCCCTACATCCTGAGCACCCGCGACTACTTCAACAGCTCCATCCTCGGCAACGGCGTCTACTACGGCCTGCCGACATGGCTGATCATCCTGCTGCGCATCGGATTCGGTCTGCTGGCGGTGGTGGCGCTGGTGCTGCTGTACCGCTACTACCGCACCCGCGACCCACTGCTGTGGATGACCACCTCCGCCGGGGTGCTGCTGATCGCGTCCTGGCTGGTGCTGTCGCTGGGCCAGGGCTACTACTCGATGATGCTGTTCCCGTTCCTGATGACGGTGGTGCTGCCGAACTCGGTGATCCGCAACTGGGTGGCCTGGCTGGCGGTGTACGGGTTCATGACGATGGACCGCTGGCTGATCGTGCGGCCGGTCGAGATGCTGACCACCGGCAGGTTCCTGGAGTACATGAAGATCACCTACGGCTGGTCGCTGATGCTGATCGTGGTGACGACGGTGCTGTACTTCCGGTACCTCGACGCCAAGGCCGACGGCCGACTCGACGAGGGCATCGACCCGCCCTGGCTCCAGAAGTCGAAGGCCGAACCGGTGCCCGCCACGACTTCTGCATCAGGGTCGTGATCTGCCGCTCGGCCACAGCCCTGGTGCGGAACTGGCCGGGCCGGCAGGTGTCGCGCCGGACCACGAGTCGCTAGCGTGGAGTCATGACCATTCCGGAGCCGAAGGTTCAGCTGTCCGACGACGAGTGGCGTGAGCGCCTCACCCCCGAGGAGTACTACGTGCTGCGCCAAGCCGGCACCGAACGGCCCTTCACCGGCGAGTACACCGACACCAAGACCGAGGGTGTGTACACCTGCCGGGCGTGCGGGGCCGAGTTGTTCCGCAGCGCCGAGAAATTCGAATCGCACTGCGGCTGGCCGTCGTTCTTCGACCCGGCCAGCTCCGACGCGGTGATCACCCGACCCGACGACTCACTGGGCATGCGGCGCACCGAGGTGCTGTGCGCCAGCTGCCACAGCCATCTGGGACACGTCTTCGAGGGTGAGGGATACCCGACCCCGACCGATCTGCGCTACTGCATCAACTCGATCTCGCTGCGGCTGGTGCCGGCCGCCGACTGACAGCTTGAGTCAGGGCAGCTTGAGTCAGGGCAGCTTGGCGACGAGCTGTTCCACACTGACCCGCGGGCCGGTGAAGAACGGCGTCTCCTCACGCACGTGCCGGCGCGCCTCGGTGGCACGCAGATCCCGCATCAGATCGACGATGCGGTGCAGTTCCGGCGCCTCGAACGCCAGCAGCCACTCGTAGTCGCCGAGCGCGAACGCCGGCACCGTGTTGGCCCGGACGTCCTTGTAGCCGCGGGCGGCCATGCCGTGCTCGGCGAGCATCTGCCGGCGCTCCTCATCGGGCAGCAGATACCAGTCGTAGGACCGCACGAACGGGTACACGCAGACGTAGTTGCCGGGCTCCTCACCGGCCAGGAACGCCGGGATGTGGCTCTTGTTGAACTCGGCCGGCCGGTGCAGCGCGACGCTGCTCCACACCGGGTCGCTGATCTTGCCCAGCGTGGTGGTACGGCGGAAGTCCGAATAGGTGGACTGCAGCGCCTCGACGGTGTCGGCGTGCGTCCAGATCATGAAGTCGGCGTCGGCCCGCATCCCGGCCACGTCGTAGAGGCCGCGCACCACGACACCCTTGTCCTCCTGCTGTTTGAGGAAGGTCGCGGTCTCGTCGATGACGGCGTCCCGCTCCTCCCCCAACGCGCCGGGTTCCACGGCGAACACCGAGAACATCAGATAGCGGATCGTCGCGTTGAGGGCGTCGTAGTCGAGCTTGGCCATGCCTCTATCGTGCCACGCCGGTGGTCAGCAGTTCCGCGGCCGCCCGGGTACCGGAGGCCACACAGGCCGGCACCCCGATCCCGTCGAGGTAGCCGCCGGCCACCGTAAGGCCGGACGGCAGGCCGGCCCGCAGGTCGGCGATCAGGTCGGCGTGCCCGGGGGCGTACTGCGGCATCGCGTCGACCCACCGCCGGACCAGCGTGTCGACCGGGTCGACGTCGATTCCGAACACCGTGGCCAGATCCTGTCGTGACCAGGCCAGCAGGTCGTCGTCGCCGACCGTGCGGGCGACCTCGTCGCCGAACCGGCCGAACGACAACCGGAGCAGCTCGACACCGCCGCGCTGCCCCCATTTCCGCGACGACAGGGTGATCGCCTTGGCGTGCAGATGTTCGCCCGGAGCCACCAGCACCCCGGACTGTTGCGGCAGCGGGGTGTCGCCGGGCAGCGCCAACGCCACCACGGCCACCGACGCCACCTCGATCCGCCGGGCCGCGGCCGCGCTGCGCGGCGCGAGATGCTCGATGAGCGGGACCAGCCGCGGAGCCGGCACCGCGAGCACCACACCGTCGGCCCGCCGGCTGCCGCCCCGCTCGTCGACGACCAGCCAGCCGCCCGCCTGCTGCTCGATCCGCTGCACCGCGGCCCGCTCCCAGGTCAGCGCCGACTGCCGGACCAGTTCGTCGACCAGCACCGTGTACCCGCCGTCGATCGAGCCGAACGGGGATCCGGTCCGCGGGCCGGCGCCCGCCAGCGCGTCGCGCACCGCCTCGGTGAGGCTGGCCGCCCCGCGGTCCAGCGCGGCGGCCAGCGGCGGCACCGCCGAACGCAGGCCGATGCTCTCCGCCGAACCGGCGTACACCCCGGCCAGCAGCGGATCCACCGAACGGCGCACCACCTGCTCCCCGAACCGGTCGCCGACCAGTTCGGCGACACTCGGGTCGGCGCCGGGGCTCCAGGTCAGCGGCCGGGACGGTTCGTCGGCGATCCGGGCCAGGGTGGCGTCGTCGACCAGCCCGGTCAGCGCCGCGGCGTGCGCGGGGATGCCCTGCAGGGTGTCCTGCGGCAGCGGATGGGTGCGGCCCTGGCTGTAGATCAGCGGCCGCGCCCCGGTGGTGGTGCGCTGTCGGTCGGTCAGCCCCAGCTCGGCCAGCAGGGCCGGCACCTCCGGGCGCCGGACGATGAACGCCTCGGCGCCGACGTCCAGCGGTTGCCCGCCCAGCCGTTCGGTGCGCAGGATTCCGCCCAGCCGGTCGGCCGGGTCGAACAGGACGATCGACGCGTCCGGGCCGGCCGACACCCGCAGCCGGTAGGCGGCGGCGAGCCCGGAGATCCCGCCGCCGACCACACAGAACGTCGTCGTCACAGTGAGTGCACCAGGGCCACCACCTCGGTGATGACGCCCGGGTCGGTCGAGGGCAGCACCCCGTGTCCGAGGTTGAAGATGTGCCCGGCGGCGCCGGCGTCGACCGCGCGCCGGCCGTCCTCGACCACCGCACGGACCGCACGCTCGGCGACCGGCCAGCCCGCCAGCAGCGCCACCGGATCGAGGTTGCCCTGCAGCGCGGTTCCCGGGCGGACCCGGGTCGCCGCATCGGCCAGCGCGGTGCGCCAGTCCACCCCGACGACGGCGGGCGTCCCGTGCCCCGACACCGCCTCCGACATCGCACCCAAAAGTTCCGCGGTCCCCACCCCGAAGTGCGTCATCGGCACCCCGGCGTCGGCCAGCGTCGTGAACACCCGGGTGCTGTGCGGCAGCACGTATTCGCGGTAGTCGGCCAGCGACAGGGTGCCGGCCCAGGAGTCGAACAGCTGCAGCGCGTCCACCCCGGCGTCGACCTGGACGCGCAGGAACTCGATCGTGATGTCGGTCAGCTTGGTCATCAGCGCGTGCCAGGTGTCCGGCTCGCCGAACATCATCGCCTTGGTGTGCGCGTGATGGCGGCTCGGACCGCCCTCCACCAGATAGGAGGCCAGCGTGAACGGCGCCCCGGCGAAACCGATCAGCACCGTCTCACCGAGTTCACCGACCAGCTGGGTGACCGCCTGCGAAACCGGCGCCACCTGCTCGCGCTCCAGCGGCCGCAGCGCCGCCACATCGGCGGCGGTCCGCACCGGCTCGGCGATGACCGGCCCGACGTCGGCGACGATGTCCAGGTCCACCCCCGCGGCGCGCAACGGCACCACGATGTCGGAGAACAGGATCGCCGCATCCACCCCGTGGCGGCGCACCGGTTGCAAGGTGATCTCGGTGACCAGGTCGGCGTCGAAGCAGGCCTGCATCATGGTGTTCTGGGCCCGCAGCGCCCGGTATTCCGGCAACGATCGCCCGGCCTGGCGCATGAACCACACCGGCACGCGGGAGGGTTTGCGGCCCGCGGCCGCGGCCAGATAGGGAGACTCGGGCAGTTCACGACGGTTGTTCATCGCCACCATCGTCTCACGGGTGGCCAATCGGGCGGATTTCCAGCAGGTCGGGTAGTCTCCCGGCGCGTCGGACGACACCGGTCGGTAAATGGACTAGCGTCGATTGTTGTGACCTCTGCCGAACCGGATCAATTCCGGGCGGCGGTGGCGGCGATGAATGCGACCACCGTGCGACCCGAGATCGAACTCGGCCCGATCCGCCCGCCGCAGCGGCTGGCGCCGTACAGCTATGCGCTGGGCGCCGAGGTGCGGCATCCCGAGACCGGAACCATGCCGGAGACCGCGGATCTGCCCGCCGACGGTGAGGCGTTCGGTCGGCTCATCCTGCTGCACGACCCCGACGGCGCCGACGCGTGGGACGGTACGCTGCGGTTGGTGGCCTACATCCAGGCCGACCTCGACTCCAGCGAGGCCGTCGACCCGCTGCTGCCCGAGGTGGCATGGAGTTGGCTGGCGGAGGCGTTGGACAAACACACCGACCAGGCGACCGCGCTGGGCGGCACCGTCACCGCCACCACATCGGTTCGCTACGGTGACATCAGCGGACCGCCCCGCGCGCACCAGCTGGAGCTGAGGGCGTCCTGGACGGCGACCACCACCGCGCTGGGCCCGCACGTGGAGGCCTTCTGTGAGGTCCTCGAACACGCGGCGGGGCTCCCGCCGGTCGGCGTCACCAGTCTGAAGACACGCACCCGCGCTTGAGAATGACAGAAGCGACACCCCACCAGCCGAACGACGCCGTCGTCGGCGGGTCGGGTGACACCGGATCCACCCCGCACGTCCAGGGCACTCCGGAACCGGAGGCCACACCGCTGCTGCAGCCCGCCGACGGGGTGCCCGAACTCGCCGTCAGCGCCGCGGACATCGCCCGGGCGGCCGAACAGCTCGACCGCGGTCACGGCGCGTTCGCCGTCGACGCTGAACGCGCCTCCGGGTTCCGCTACTCCAACCGCGCCTATCTGGTGCAGATCCGCCGGGCCGGCGCCGGGACGGTGCTGATCGACCCGGTCAGCCACGGCGGCGATCCGGTGCGGACGATGGCCCCGATCGCCGAGGTGCTGGGCAGCGACGAATGGGTGCTGCACGCCGCCGATCAGGATCTGCCCTGTCTGGCCGAGCTCGGGATGCGCCCGCCCCGGTTGTACGACACCGAGCTGGCCGGCCGGCTGGCCGGGTTCGCGCGGGTGAACCTGGCGACGATGGTGCAGCAGCTGCTCGGACTGCAGTTGATGAAGGGGCACGGCGCGGCGGACTGGTCCAAACGTCCGCTGCCGGCCGAATGGCTCAACTATGCGGCGCTGGACGTCGAGGTGCTGCTGGAGCTGCGCGCCGCGATCGCCGAGGTCCTCGACG contains:
- a CDS encoding alpha/beta fold hydrolase, which translates into the protein MRRPRQLTRILGVSAVALSTVVAGCAPGLAANPRYATDSGAAPQGEPPPPQNESGPPPIEAPKNDLSWRECTTRVFGDAAVPPVPGVRLECATYDADLDPIKGATGMVTIGAVKASTDQTPPDAGPLVLTTGSDLPSSTQLPVWLARSGTDVLDKHPIVAVDRRGMGMSGALDCRDVFDRQEMIDQAQFQAGDDTVANLNAVTVRATTDCTDIIAPGDSAYDNARAAEDLERLRSTWDVPGLALLGVGNGAQVALAYAGSHPNKVARLVLDSPLPLAIGAEAAAQQRIAGQQAALDAFAAQCVATDCPLGPDPKAVVDSLLNDARAGRGPGGASVAALTTAITTALAYPRGDRIAAANNLASALAAARDGDSGPITDLIREAEALRDTDGQFVNRCSDALNRPTPNRVRELVVAWGREYPQFGAVGALDLVECLPWPSGEAPADPQGLEIPMLLLGGQNDPIVGGDGVAAVAATAINAGTNSRRVIWQGIGHGASIYSPCALRPVVDYLESGQLPATDTYCPA
- a CDS encoding DUF3000 domain-containing protein, encoding MTSAEPDQFRAAVAAMNATTVRPEIELGPIRPPQRLAPYSYALGAEVRHPETGTMPETADLPADGEAFGRLILLHDPDGADAWDGTLRLVAYIQADLDSSEAVDPLLPEVAWSWLAEALDKHTDQATALGGTVTATTSVRYGDISGPPRAHQLELRASWTATTTALGPHVEAFCEVLEHAAGLPPVGVTSLKTRTRA
- the aftC gene encoding arabinofuranan 3-O-arabinosyltransferase, coding for MYGALVAMTDALRAGLLNAFRPRTSPPSAATVLRSVLWPIAIMAVIHRSWVLSTNRSITDDFTPVYNAAVAFLRGQPVYTANFNHVDPHFLYPPGGTLLMAPFGYLTPDVSRGWFIFFNTVAIVLAAYFLLRLFNFTLASVAAPALLLAMFCTETVTNTLVFTNINGILLLLEVLFLRWLLDGEKRHEWLAGVSIGLTLVVKPLLAPLLLLPVLNRQWRALVTAFAVPLAFNAAAWPLVADPMNFVTRTVPYILSTRDYFNSSILGNGVYYGLPTWLIILLRIGFGLLAVVALVLLYRYYRTRDPLLWMTTSAGVLLIASWLVLSLGQGYYSMMLFPFLMTVVLPNSVIRNWVAWLAVYGFMTMDRWLIVRPVEMLTTGRFLEYMKITYGWSLMLIVVTTVLYFRYLDAKADGRLDEGIDPPWLQKSKAEPVPATTSASGS
- a CDS encoding pyrimidine reductase family protein, with amino-acid sequence MPDTAAATELTALGPVGAALSVADADRLTAFYSYPESYPDTAPGDPRGCWVRANMITSLDGTATADGRSGGLGGAGDRALFALLRAAADVILVGAATVRTENYSGAQPTAAQRQARTSRGQAEVPPIAVVTRSGDLDPGSRLFTRTTVPPLIFTAASGAATVRRRLGSAAEVLDASGANPDSVDPAVVLRILSERGLWRVLAEGGPTLLSQMLAAGLLDELCLTVAPVLVGGTGPRIVDGPHRVHQRMRRTHVLADDDGYLYTRYVKGD
- a CDS encoding protoporphyrinogen oxidase encodes the protein MTTTFCVVGGGISGLAAAYRLRVSAGPDASIVLFDPADRLGGILRTERLGGQPLDVGAEAFIVRRPEVPALLAELGLTDRQRTTTGARPLIYSQGRTHPLPQDTLQGIPAHAAALTGLVDDATLARIADEPSRPLTWSPGADPSVAELVGDRFGEQVVRRSVDPLLAGVYAGSAESIGLRSAVPPLAAALDRGAASLTEAVRDALAGAGPRTGSPFGSIDGGYTVLVDELVRQSALTWERAAVQRIEQQAGGWLVVDERGGSRRADGVVLAVPAPRLVPLIEHLAPRSAAAARRIEVASVAVVALALPGDTPLPQQSGVLVAPGEHLHAKAITLSSRKWGQRGGVELLRLSFGRFGDEVARTVGDDDLLAWSRQDLATVFGIDVDPVDTLVRRWVDAMPQYAPGHADLIADLRAGLPSGLTVAGGYLDGIGVPACVASGTRAAAELLTTGVAR
- the hemQ gene encoding hydrogen peroxide-dependent heme synthase — encoded protein: MAKLDYDALNATIRYLMFSVFAVEPGALGEERDAVIDETATFLKQQEDKGVVVRGLYDVAGMRADADFMIWTHADTVEALQSTYSDFRRTTTLGKISDPVWSSVALHRPAEFNKSHIPAFLAGEEPGNYVCVYPFVRSYDWYLLPDEERRQMLAEHGMAARGYKDVRANTVPAFALGDYEWLLAFEAPELHRIVDLMRDLRATEARRHVREETPFFTGPRVSVEQLVAKLP
- the hemE gene encoding uroporphyrinogen decarboxylase, which codes for MNNRRELPESPYLAAAAGRKPSRVPVWFMRQAGRSLPEYRALRAQNTMMQACFDADLVTEITLQPVRRHGVDAAILFSDIVVPLRAAGVDLDIVADVGPVIAEPVRTAADVAALRPLEREQVAPVSQAVTQLVGELGETVLIGFAGAPFTLASYLVEGGPSRHHAHTKAMMFGEPDTWHALMTKLTDITIEFLRVQVDAGVDALQLFDSWAGTLSLADYREYVLPHSTRVFTTLADAGVPMTHFGVGTAELLGAMSEAVSGHGTPAVVGVDWRTALADAATRVRPGTALQGNLDPVALLAGWPVAERAVRAVVEDGRRAVDAGAAGHIFNLGHGVLPSTDPGVITEVVALVHSL
- a CDS encoding GNAT family N-acetyltransferase, which produces MTVQPAGAADAAELAEVARRTFPLACPPAVSPQNIEAFITENLSEQRFAEYLDDPDRVVLAARDDAGAVIGYAMLIRGRPDDPQARRAVPEQPAVELSKLYVLPEHHGRGAAGALMTTALAWAAELGATCLWLGVNQHNHRARRFYTRHGFTVAGTRTFRLGDQVENDYVMIRPL
- the msrB gene encoding peptide-methionine (R)-S-oxide reductase MsrB, translated to MTIPEPKVQLSDDEWRERLTPEEYYVLRQAGTERPFTGEYTDTKTEGVYTCRACGAELFRSAEKFESHCGWPSFFDPASSDAVITRPDDSLGMRRTEVLCASCHSHLGHVFEGEGYPTPTDLRYCINSISLRLVPAAD
- the zapE gene encoding cell division protein ZapE codes for the protein MPGSSGVSQLVDRHPSVTPERLIAQLVPPPTFADVSFDSYRPDPAEPSQAAAVRACREFCEQAVTRRAGKKRLFGKRTVLPGVGLYLDGGFGVGKTHLLASMYYTVPAPKAFATFGELTQLAGVFGFTECIDLLADYVLVCIDEFELDDPGNTTLISRLLSALVERGVSIAATSNTLPEQLGEGRFAAQDFLREINTLASIFTTIRIEGPDYRHRGLPPAPEPLSDAEVAARAAEVPGATLDDFDELCAHLASMHPSRYLTLIEGVRAVFLTGVRPLDDQNVALRLVSLTDRLYDAGIPVVASGAKLDTIFSDEMLAGGFRKKYLRAMSRLLALTAAGHNGRIIT